A stretch of Paenibacillus peoriae DNA encodes these proteins:
- a CDS encoding carbohydrate ABC transporter permease: protein MMKTKRAFTYAFLILVSFVSIFPFLWMLSSATNLSVDVTKGKLLPGSHLMDNMHNLLEKVDIVTALSNSAKVSISTTLLAMLIASLAGYGFEIYRSKAKDVVFNILLMSMMIPFAAIMIPLYRMFGSISNVIPWIGIDTLSSVVIPTVTTAFLIFFFRQSTKMFPKDLLEAGRMDGLSELGLFFRVYMPTMKTTYAAAAIITFMSSWNNYLWPLIVLQTPENQTIPLLISNLGSSYAPDYGVIMIAIVLSTLPTALVFFLMQKHFVAGMVGSVK, encoded by the coding sequence ATGATGAAAACAAAAAGAGCATTTACGTACGCCTTTCTGATCCTTGTGTCGTTCGTTTCGATTTTCCCGTTCCTGTGGATGCTATCCAGCGCCACGAACCTGTCGGTCGATGTGACCAAGGGCAAGCTGCTGCCTGGCTCCCATCTGATGGATAACATGCACAATTTGCTTGAAAAAGTGGACATCGTTACCGCACTCAGTAACTCTGCAAAAGTCTCCATCTCAACTACGCTGCTGGCTATGCTAATCGCGTCATTGGCTGGTTATGGCTTTGAAATTTACAGAAGTAAAGCGAAAGACGTTGTCTTCAATATCCTGCTGATGTCTATGATGATTCCGTTTGCGGCGATCATGATCCCGCTCTACCGGATGTTCGGCAGCATTTCTAATGTCATACCGTGGATCGGTATTGATACGCTCTCTTCTGTCGTCATTCCGACCGTAACTACGGCGTTCCTGATCTTCTTTTTCCGTCAAAGCACCAAGATGTTTCCCAAAGATCTACTGGAGGCAGGTCGTATGGATGGATTGTCCGAGCTGGGTCTGTTCTTCCGGGTATACATGCCTACAATGAAAACAACCTATGCCGCTGCCGCGATCATCACATTCATGTCCAGTTGGAACAACTACCTCTGGCCTCTGATTGTGCTGCAAACGCCGGAAAATCAAACGATTCCGCTGTTGATCTCGAACCTCGGCTCCAGCTATGCACCGGATTACGGTGTCATCATGATCGCCATTGTCCTGTCCACACTTCCGACTGCACTGGTATTTTTCCTGATGCAGAAACACTTTGTAGCGGGCATGGTGGGTTCGGTAAAATAA
- a CDS encoding carbohydrate ABC transporter permease, translated as MKTAAPKITTTRLKAGMTGWLFISIAVIMIAAFYFYPMIQALILSFKTGTGSNLSFNGIDNYKRLFTDKMFITAVKNTFIYLIFQVPLMVILALFISVLLNDKNLKFKGFFRTAIFLPCITSLVAYSVVFKYLFSSDGLVNSLLLNLHVIGTPIQWITDPFWAKVTIIIAITWRWTGYNMIFYLSGLQNIDSSIYEAARIDGASPIRQFFSITVPLLKPIILFTSITSTIGTLQLFDEIMNITKGGPGNATSSISQYIYNLSFKYSSDFGYAATVSYSIVIMIIILSIIQFKVAGEKK; from the coding sequence ATGAAGACAGCCGCGCCCAAAATAACTACAACACGTCTCAAAGCAGGTATGACAGGATGGTTGTTCATATCCATCGCAGTGATCATGATCGCCGCTTTTTATTTCTATCCGATGATTCAGGCGCTTATCTTGTCCTTTAAGACAGGTACAGGGTCTAATCTGAGCTTTAACGGCATTGATAACTACAAGCGACTCTTCACCGATAAAATGTTTATAACCGCCGTGAAGAATACGTTTATCTATTTAATTTTCCAGGTGCCTTTGATGGTCATTCTGGCTCTGTTCATTTCGGTATTGTTGAATGATAAAAACCTGAAATTCAAGGGCTTTTTCCGCACCGCTATCTTCTTGCCGTGTATCACATCCCTTGTAGCCTATTCCGTTGTCTTCAAGTACCTGTTCTCGTCCGACGGTCTGGTAAACTCCTTATTGCTGAATCTGCACGTGATTGGCACGCCCATCCAATGGATTACAGATCCTTTCTGGGCCAAGGTTACGATTATTATCGCGATCACATGGCGCTGGACTGGTTATAATATGATCTTTTACCTGTCCGGTCTTCAGAACATTGACAGTTCCATCTACGAAGCGGCCCGTATTGACGGAGCTTCCCCGATCCGACAGTTCTTCAGCATTACGGTTCCACTGCTTAAGCCGATTATCCTGTTCACTTCGATTACATCAACGATTGGTACACTCCAACTCTTCGATGAAATTATGAATATTACCAAAGGTGGGCCAGGGAACGCGACATCTTCAATTTCGCAATATATTTACAATCTGTCCTTCAAGTATTCATCCGACTTTGGTTATGCGGCGACCGTATCTTATTCCATCGTCATTATGATCATTATCTTGTCGATTATCCAGTTCAAAGTGGCAGGTGAGAAAAAATGA
- a CDS encoding ABC transporter substrate-binding protein translates to MKKMTFLLLIASLILLSACSSNSEKAATTTDSGKKEITVWAWDPNFNIAALKLAKDRYVAKHPDVTVNIVEYAQNDIVQKMNAGLNSGSTKGLPNVVLIEDYRAQNFLQAYPDSFHDMSSTIKASDFADYKIGPTSYNGKQYGVPFDSGVMGLYVRTDYLEQAGYKVADLTNIDWDKFIEIGKAVKQKTGKEMLTQDPNDLGLIRGMIQTAGSWYLKEDGKTPNLAGNPALKEALLTYKSLFDANIVKMNADWSQFLAAFNSGAVASVPTGNWITPSIKAEASQSGKWAVVPFPKLKNIPESVNASSLGGSSWYVLNSDGQDTAADFLKETFGTDTELYQDMLSKIGIVGSLNAASSGKAYDVEDPYFGGDKVYKKFAEWTKQVPKVNYGLHTYAIEDIMTVEIQNYLNGKDVDAVLKDAQGQAEAQLK, encoded by the coding sequence ATGAAAAAAATGACTTTCCTTCTGCTGATTGCAAGCTTGATCTTGCTATCCGCATGCTCCAGCAATTCCGAGAAAGCAGCTACAACCACAGATTCAGGCAAAAAAGAAATCACCGTCTGGGCTTGGGACCCGAATTTTAATATCGCAGCCCTGAAGCTGGCAAAAGATCGCTACGTTGCCAAACACCCAGATGTAACCGTAAACATTGTTGAATATGCTCAAAACGATATCGTACAAAAAATGAATGCCGGCCTTAACTCCGGATCTACTAAAGGATTGCCGAACGTGGTTCTGATCGAGGATTATCGGGCACAGAACTTCCTGCAAGCCTATCCCGATTCTTTCCATGATATGAGCAGCACGATCAAAGCATCCGACTTCGCTGATTATAAAATTGGACCGACTAGCTACAATGGCAAGCAGTACGGTGTTCCATTCGACTCCGGTGTTATGGGACTGTATGTAAGAACGGACTATCTGGAACAAGCCGGCTACAAAGTAGCGGACCTGACCAATATTGATTGGGACAAATTTATTGAAATTGGTAAAGCCGTAAAACAAAAAACAGGCAAAGAAATGCTGACTCAAGATCCGAATGACCTCGGTCTGATCCGCGGTATGATCCAAACCGCAGGTTCATGGTACCTGAAAGAAGACGGTAAAACACCAAACCTGGCTGGTAATCCAGCTCTGAAAGAAGCTCTCTTGACGTACAAATCCTTGTTCGACGCTAACATTGTTAAAATGAATGCCGACTGGAGTCAGTTCTTGGCCGCATTCAACAGCGGTGCAGTTGCTTCCGTACCTACAGGTAACTGGATTACACCTTCGATCAAAGCAGAAGCTTCGCAATCCGGTAAATGGGCTGTTGTTCCTTTCCCTAAGCTGAAAAATATACCTGAATCCGTGAATGCTTCCAGCCTCGGCGGCAGCTCCTGGTATGTCCTTAACTCGGACGGTCAAGATACCGCTGCTGATTTCCTGAAAGAAACATTCGGAACAGATACAGAGCTGTATCAAGATATGCTGAGCAAAATTGGAATTGTCGGTTCATTGAACGCAGCTTCCAGCGGTAAAGCTTATGACGTGGAGGATCCGTACTTCGGAGGCGACAAAGTATATAAGAAATTTGCAGAATGGACTAAACAAGTTCCAAAAGTCAATTATGGTCTGCACACGTATGCCATTGAGGATATCATGACCGTTGAAATTCAAAACTATCTGAACGGAAAAGATGTAGACGCAGTTCTGAAAGATGCTCAAGGACAAGCGGAAGCACAGCTTAAATAA
- a CDS encoding cache domain-containing sensor histidine kinase encodes MKRYMHKIKYQGLFFKIFIVMVVSITAVSLLTSLVTIRMSERLFAETFSITNAKVLSQIQSSFESFNDSIVNAVTHASENGTVKNYLTGGQSDSINSARTYFGMAQQMKQIKSNVDAYDVGVAVTGLNGRSFYSDSSYWPVTAEELKSSAITAQSVARPAQLMYQLDTELFQQQMNTTAQKPTPYIIASKPFMERTSGTLYGMIYIAIREPEFRRFYNNFTSNGNDVLILDKSGLIVSSNRQDLIGQRSSELLGYATKINEQGLNYINADVMNKESILLSNYIPSFDFYLVNMIDRQAAIGQIIDVKSVVWICIAIVLIALVIVFLISRRLIRSLTRLVKQMSTIREKNFDNYIPVTGSYEVRQLSHAYNYMLDELNDYIRKLLETQKGQRNAELAALQRQINPHFLYNTLASIKMLVLKGNKETAAETINALISLLQNTISNVSETITIEQEMANMQNYVFINHVRYGQRVQVNYFVSPDCLEYHVPKLIIQPFIENSFFHAFNEKNVGHIYILVSKTEDTLICEVVDDGDGMDLDGHTAQDGLPNPKSKRQLFTGIGIQNVHNRITLLYGEEYGVTISSKKGEGTKVRMTLPLIVKPTPPTP; translated from the coding sequence ATGAAAAGATATATGCATAAGATCAAATATCAAGGTCTGTTCTTCAAAATCTTTATTGTTATGGTGGTCAGCATCACTGCGGTGTCCTTGCTGACCTCTTTGGTGACAATTCGAATGTCTGAACGACTTTTTGCGGAGACATTCAGTATTACAAATGCCAAGGTACTCAGCCAGATTCAATCCAGCTTTGAATCCTTCAATGATTCCATCGTGAATGCCGTAACCCATGCTTCGGAAAATGGAACGGTCAAGAACTATCTGACTGGCGGTCAATCTGACTCGATTAACTCGGCGAGGACTTACTTCGGAATGGCACAGCAAATGAAGCAAATTAAATCGAACGTCGATGCCTATGATGTTGGTGTCGCTGTAACTGGTCTGAACGGTCGGAGCTTTTACTCTGACTCATCCTATTGGCCTGTAACTGCGGAAGAGCTTAAAAGCAGTGCGATTACAGCCCAAAGTGTAGCACGACCGGCACAGCTTATGTATCAATTGGATACTGAATTATTTCAGCAACAAATGAATACCACCGCGCAAAAGCCAACACCCTATATCATCGCCTCCAAACCATTTATGGAGCGGACCAGTGGCACCCTGTACGGCATGATCTACATCGCTATCCGAGAGCCTGAATTTCGCCGTTTCTACAACAATTTCACGAGCAACGGCAATGATGTGCTTATTTTGGACAAGTCGGGATTAATTGTATCAAGCAACCGCCAGGACCTGATCGGACAACGCTCCAGTGAGCTGCTAGGCTATGCCACAAAAATCAATGAACAGGGATTGAACTACATTAATGCGGATGTGATGAATAAGGAGAGTATCCTCCTTTCCAACTATATCCCTTCATTTGATTTTTATCTGGTGAACATGATCGACAGACAAGCCGCGATTGGGCAAATTATTGACGTTAAATCCGTTGTCTGGATCTGCATTGCCATCGTACTGATTGCTTTGGTGATCGTTTTTCTGATATCCCGTCGACTAATTCGTTCCCTGACTCGACTGGTGAAGCAAATGTCGACCATACGTGAGAAAAATTTTGATAATTATATCCCGGTAACAGGCAGCTATGAGGTTAGACAATTAAGTCATGCTTACAACTACATGTTGGATGAACTAAATGACTATATCCGTAAGCTTTTAGAGACGCAAAAAGGCCAACGAAACGCAGAGCTTGCTGCACTACAACGGCAGATCAATCCGCATTTTCTGTACAATACACTGGCTTCGATCAAAATGCTGGTACTCAAAGGAAACAAGGAAACAGCCGCCGAAACGATCAATGCGCTCATTTCCTTACTGCAAAATACAATCAGCAATGTGAGTGAAACAATCACCATCGAGCAGGAAATGGCCAACATGCAAAATTATGTGTTCATTAACCATGTGCGCTACGGGCAGCGGGTACAAGTGAATTATTTTGTATCACCCGATTGTCTGGAGTACCATGTGCCCAAGCTCATCATTCAGCCTTTTATCGAAAACTCTTTTTTCCATGCGTTTAATGAAAAAAATGTAGGCCACATCTATATATTGGTGTCCAAAACGGAGGATACATTGATCTGTGAGGTGGTCGATGATGGGGACGGTATGGATTTGGACGGGCATACGGCGCAAGACGGACTGCCGAATCCCAAGAGCAAGCGCCAACTGTTCACAGGCATCGGCATCCAGAATGTGCACAACCGCATTACCCTTTTATATGGAGAAGAATACGGCGTGACCATCTCCAGTAAAAAAGGCGAGGGCACCAAAGTGAGAATGACCCTCCCACTGATCGTAAAACCCACCCCACCTACCCCATAA